A genomic segment from Methanolobus zinderi encodes:
- a CDS encoding DUF211 domain-containing protein, whose amino-acid sequence MTGIRRLVLDVLKPHHPSIVEFSQTLSVIDGVYGVNLSLYEVDQQTETVKITIEGDDLDYEAIKDSIENLGAVIHSVDEIAAGKRLVEEVETLQER is encoded by the coding sequence TTGACAGGAATCAGAAGACTGGTGCTTGATGTACTAAAGCCTCACCATCCATCGATCGTAGAGTTCTCCCAGACACTCAGTGTAATTGACGGTGTCTATGGTGTAAACCTCAGTCTTTATGAAGTGGATCAGCAAACAGAAACTGTAAAGATAACGATCGAAGGGGACGATCTGGACTATGAGGCCATAAAAGATTCTATAGAGAATCTCGGTGCCGTGATACACAGCGTGGATGAGATCGCTGCAGGTAAGAGGCTGGTTGAGGAAGTGGAAACGCTTCAGGAAAGATAA
- a CDS encoding Vms1/Ankzf1 family peptidyl-tRNA hydrolase — protein MSEKEGVFDNINYIFRKYSGKEELEKEISKLQSHLFELELDVNTANKRYEKSAVSEKKAVAAKQEAEEKLKAAEVRLQTLEHELEKARKDTSGELYFSRTDRFSKQRTEEFLLALSSVKDPADSLVTVYIAAGSKMENLEYHDDALKVLDSETIAMVDKVDSPTGLVLFYSPDFMITELIVPPLPLKRSCWSTGNTFDTAPVLKLLRTRASILFLVAHAGESLIGYSHDSENLDSFQLVKSSVKAKHAKGGFSQRRFERLRDEDIAHHIDKVKPALRDLIDEYGDSADYFVIAGDRQLAEEMTSDLALDIERVFSSSDIRVEKHNIPDLMKQLLIYRRYRI, from the coding sequence ATGTCTGAAAAAGAAGGAGTCTTTGACAATATCAACTACATCTTCAGAAAATACTCCGGTAAAGAAGAGCTGGAAAAAGAGATCAGTAAGCTTCAGTCGCATCTCTTCGAACTTGAACTGGATGTAAATACCGCCAATAAAAGGTATGAAAAAAGTGCTGTATCGGAAAAGAAGGCGGTTGCTGCAAAACAGGAAGCTGAGGAGAAGCTCAAAGCAGCTGAGGTAAGACTACAAACTCTCGAACATGAACTTGAAAAGGCAAGAAAGGACACGTCGGGAGAACTATATTTCAGTCGTACTGACCGGTTCAGTAAACAAAGGACAGAAGAATTCCTTCTGGCACTCTCATCCGTAAAAGATCCTGCAGATTCTCTGGTTACTGTGTATATTGCTGCAGGTTCAAAGATGGAAAATTTAGAGTATCATGATGATGCTCTGAAAGTGCTGGACAGTGAAACCATTGCAATGGTGGATAAAGTGGATTCACCCACCGGTCTTGTGCTTTTCTATTCTCCGGATTTCATGATCACTGAATTAATTGTGCCTCCTTTGCCTTTAAAACGATCCTGCTGGAGCACAGGAAATACTTTTGACACCGCTCCTGTACTCAAACTGCTAAGGACCAGAGCCAGCATCCTGTTTTTGGTAGCACATGCGGGGGAATCATTGATTGGATATTCTCATGATTCGGAGAATCTTGATTCTTTTCAGCTGGTAAAAAGCAGTGTCAAGGCAAAACATGCTAAAGGAGGATTCAGTCAGAGAAGGTTTGAACGTCTCAGGGATGAGGATATAGCACACCATATCGACAAGGTGAAGCCGGCTCTCAGGGACCTGATCGATGAATATGGAGATTCAGCGGACTATTTTGTCATAGCAGGTGATCGCCAGCTCGCAGAAGAAATGACCTCTGACTTGGCTCTGGATATTGAGCGGGTCTTCTCTTCGTCGGATATCCGTGTCGAGAAGCACAATATCCCCGATCTGATGAAACAATTGCTGATCTATCGCAGATACAGGATTTAA
- a CDS encoding DUF7109 family protein translates to MKNKEELCGIIDALGALNIEELYSISKELSLLRDDVTLSESSIRDMCDEAEKGHLVAVVSWEEVAGLEEDEHSYYIPGPNAFPEVPFELSEVIDILQMSEREVDLSKAADRFHSNLHKRIKNLESKIDSLEQGKACFEDLEGLEEWYSDILNQYYDYSFWLQDDMSDLESEISTLSERIESLKSA, encoded by the coding sequence ATGAAAAATAAAGAAGAGCTCTGTGGAATTATCGACGCGTTAGGTGCCCTGAATATCGAAGAATTATATTCCATATCAAAGGAACTCTCTCTTCTAAGGGATGATGTTACGCTATCCGAGTCTTCTATAAGGGATATGTGTGATGAAGCTGAAAAGGGGCATCTTGTAGCCGTTGTTTCCTGGGAGGAAGTTGCAGGACTTGAAGAAGATGAGCATTCATACTATATTCCCGGTCCGAATGCTTTTCCTGAAGTGCCTTTCGAATTGAGCGAAGTGATTGATATACTGCAGATGTCTGAAAGGGAAGTGGACCTTAGTAAGGCAGCAGACAGATTTCATAGCAACCTCCATAAAAGAATAAAGAACCTTGAAAGTAAGATCGATTCTCTGGAGCAGGGAAAGGCCTGCTTCGAAGACCTTGAGGGACTTGAAGAGTGGTACAGTGACATTCTGAACCAGTATTATGATTATAGTTTCTGGCTTCAGGACGATATGTCTGATCTTGAGTCGGAGATAAGTACTCTCAGTGAGAGAATAGAATCCCTGAAATCGGCATAA
- a CDS encoding formylglycine-generating enzyme family protein, which yields MRIGRKKLITILAVLLVAISVAGCASDDSGSGSTVSSSAASGDSGDEFTNSIGMEFQKIEAGSFDMGTSKYAYSQPIHEVRFNDAFYIGTYEVTQAQWEEVMENNPSEFKGDDLPVESISWNQVQEFIDKLNEMEDTTKYRLPTEAEWEYAAKAGTSTLYSFGEVDDEEGPFLGDYAWYQENSYDKTHEVGQKLPNPWGLYDVHGNVWELVQDSWLDSYSDAQEDGSAVDKGAGSLRIARGGGYSSNANALESAYRKRQDPRDGDSTIGFRLAMDA from the coding sequence ATGCGGATTGGCAGAAAAAAACTAATAACGATCCTGGCAGTGCTCCTTGTGGCTATATCAGTTGCAGGATGCGCTTCCGATGATAGTGGCAGCGGTAGCACAGTAAGCAGCTCGGCAGCAAGCGGCGATTCCGGTGATGAGTTTACCAACTCTATCGGAATGGAATTTCAGAAAATAGAAGCCGGAAGTTTTGACATGGGTACATCAAAGTATGCATACTCTCAACCCATTCATGAAGTAAGGTTCAACGATGCATTCTATATCGGAACCTATGAAGTAACCCAGGCACAGTGGGAAGAAGTGATGGAAAATAATCCTTCCGAGTTCAAGGGCGATGATTTGCCTGTTGAAAGTATATCATGGAATCAGGTACAGGAATTCATCGACAAACTCAATGAGATGGAAGATACTACAAAGTACAGGCTTCCGACCGAGGCCGAATGGGAATATGCTGCAAAGGCAGGGACAAGCACTCTTTATTCCTTCGGGGAGGTTGATGACGAAGAAGGTCCTTTCCTCGGTGACTACGCATGGTATCAGGAAAATTCCTACGATAAAACACATGAGGTAGGTCAAAAACTCCCTAATCCCTGGGGCCTTTACGATGTTCATGGCAATGTATGGGAGCTGGTACAGGATAGCTGGTTGGACAGTTATTCAGATGCACAGGAAGATGGCAGTGCAGTCGATAAAGGGGCCGGATCCTTAAGGATTGCCAGAGGCGGTGGCTATTCTAGCAATGCAAATGCACTGGAGTCAGCATACAGAAAAAGACAGGATCCCCGTGACGGTGATTCTACCATAGGCTTCCGTCTTGCGATGGATGCCTGA
- a CDS encoding argonaute/piwi family protein gives MDDFHVDYIQEPHLLFKNGGTSLNPCIGLIKYGPRFSGLQIQDLREFKVGIIGSSKSIALTKQLFKSFQNKISPSGEIKPWKIPFPGLDSSSNLGFKFVFNPEWESVIDMHDFHEIKNARFSSKKALDIIKWKLKIIYEKETPPDIILISIPQQFYEICECSGTNKPTIKVGVDDFHSRIKLVGMQLKIPTQVIRYETLLLKGTQERCLVAWNIVVGMLYKCQRGHPWKLTHLEENTCYVGISFFKEKGEETRRASLAQIFLDTGESFVLRGESFSWINKEYPNSPHLSKNDAYNLITYVLEHYKSIRKNYPSRIVVHKSSNFWDDELEGFKDATNNVELRDFITILNSNLKLFTQTSYPVLRGTFLSLKDESIGFLFTTGFVPSLGTYPGFSIPSALKIKPFNLDTSLLQVCQEIISLTKLDWNNTFVYSKMPVTISVSRKVGKVMGETEAQNMEYLDPHYYFYM, from the coding sequence GTGGATGACTTTCACGTTGATTATATCCAAGAACCACATTTACTTTTCAAAAACGGTGGCACTTCATTAAATCCTTGTATTGGATTAATTAAATATGGGCCACGTTTTTCGGGTTTACAGATTCAAGATTTGAGGGAATTCAAAGTTGGTATAATTGGTTCATCGAAATCAATTGCCTTAACAAAACAATTATTCAAATCGTTCCAAAATAAAATCTCTCCCTCAGGTGAGATTAAACCATGGAAAATCCCTTTTCCAGGGTTAGATTCCAGTTCAAACTTGGGTTTTAAATTTGTATTTAATCCAGAGTGGGAATCTGTTATCGATATGCATGATTTTCATGAAATAAAAAATGCAAGATTTTCGTCGAAGAAAGCTTTGGATATTATAAAATGGAAATTAAAAATAATTTATGAAAAGGAAACTCCTCCTGATATTATTTTAATAAGTATACCTCAACAATTCTATGAAATATGCGAATGTTCTGGTACAAATAAACCTACTATAAAAGTCGGAGTCGATGATTTTCATAGTCGAATTAAACTAGTTGGGATGCAATTGAAAATCCCTACACAGGTAATAAGATATGAAACGCTCTTGCTTAAAGGAACCCAAGAGAGATGTTTAGTCGCTTGGAATATTGTTGTAGGAATGCTATACAAATGCCAAAGAGGTCACCCTTGGAAACTAACACATTTAGAGGAAAATACTTGTTATGTAGGTATTTCCTTCTTCAAAGAAAAAGGAGAAGAGACAAGAAGGGCAAGTCTAGCGCAAATTTTCTTAGATACAGGAGAAAGTTTTGTGTTGAGAGGTGAATCTTTCAGTTGGATAAACAAAGAATATCCTAATAGTCCTCATCTTTCTAAAAATGATGCTTATAATCTAATAACTTATGTTTTAGAACATTATAAATCAATAAGAAAAAATTATCCTTCAAGAATTGTAGTTCACAAGAGTTCCAACTTCTGGGATGATGAACTAGAAGGATTCAAAGATGCCACAAACAATGTTGAGTTAAGAGATTTCATAACTATTTTAAATTCAAATTTAAAGTTATTCACTCAAACATCTTATCCTGTTTTACGAGGAACTTTTTTGTCACTGAAAGATGAGTCTATCGGATTTTTGTTCACAACAGGTTTTGTTCCATCACTAGGTACCTATCCCGGTTTTTCAATCCCTAGCGCTCTTAAAATTAAACCTTTCAATCTAGATACCTCTTTATTACAGGTTTGTCAGGAAATAATATCACTAACTAAGCTTGACTGGAATAATACATTTGTATATTCTAAAATGCCAGTTACTATTTCAGTTTCGCGAAAAGTGGGTAAAGTAATGGGAGAAACTGAAGCACAAAATATGGAGTACTTGGATCCACATTATTACTTTTATATGTAG
- a CDS encoding ABC transporter substrate-binding protein, giving the protein MKRIRVLLISILLIASTGLGCVGLSEEASPESGDITIGALLPLTGNLESIGQASQTALEESQEDVNGYFSGLGSEKNVEIVVKDTESDPETALEKLRELDEMGIKIVIGPQASEEAEAVLEYATENGIVLISTASTAPSLAIPDDNLYRFVPDDTNQGAVLATLMGEDNVTAVVPVYRDDVWGSGLTDEVKKNFEDRNGTFLEGVVYDADNENLSTEIEKLNDEVTSATTEYGNENVAVFLASYSEATEIFSLAQDYSALSDIKWYGSDGIALNEELIRDNDSAAFAAEANIMTPIYGYEEENDRYMAIESRVEEKLGRLPETYALAAYDALWIATFVDLDSVPESDESIRLAMNTLTDTYFGVTGWTKLDENGDRENWDYDIWTISETDSGHQWERAARYQVDPGEEGKLIFVE; this is encoded by the coding sequence ATGAAAAGAATAAGAGTACTACTTATAAGCATATTACTTATAGCAAGCACAGGACTGGGTTGCGTCGGCTTGTCTGAAGAAGCATCTCCTGAATCAGGCGATATTACAATAGGTGCATTATTGCCACTTACCGGCAATCTCGAGTCAATAGGGCAGGCAAGCCAGACTGCGCTTGAAGAATCGCAAGAGGATGTAAACGGTTATTTTTCAGGACTTGGCTCCGAAAAAAATGTGGAAATTGTCGTGAAAGATACTGAGAGCGATCCGGAAACCGCACTGGAGAAGCTCAGGGAACTTGACGAGATGGGAATAAAGATCGTTATCGGACCTCAGGCAAGTGAGGAAGCTGAAGCTGTTCTTGAATACGCAACTGAGAATGGTATCGTACTTATCAGCACTGCATCAACGGCTCCCTCTTTAGCAATCCCCGATGATAATCTGTACAGGTTTGTTCCTGATGACACAAACCAGGGCGCAGTACTGGCCACACTCATGGGAGAAGACAATGTTACCGCGGTTGTACCTGTATACAGGGATGACGTATGGGGAAGCGGATTAACTGATGAAGTGAAAAAGAACTTTGAAGATCGTAATGGCACATTCCTCGAAGGTGTGGTCTACGATGCAGATAATGAGAATCTCTCCACAGAGATAGAAAAGCTAAATGATGAGGTTACGTCAGCCACTACAGAATACGGAAATGAAAATGTAGCCGTGTTCCTTGCCTCATACAGTGAAGCAACTGAGATTTTCTCCCTTGCACAGGACTATTCTGCACTCTCTGATATCAAATGGTATGGCAGTGACGGCATAGCACTGAACGAGGAGCTCATAAGGGACAATGATTCTGCCGCATTTGCTGCTGAAGCGAATATTATGACACCGATATACGGATATGAGGAAGAGAATGACAGGTACATGGCCATCGAATCAAGAGTGGAGGAAAAACTGGGAAGACTTCCTGAAACATATGCACTGGCCGCATATGATGCACTCTGGATAGCTACATTCGTAGATCTTGATTCTGTACCGGAAAGCGATGAAAGTATCAGGCTGGCAATGAACACCCTGACTGACACATACTTCGGAGTCACCGGCTGGACAAAACTCGATGAGAACGGTGACAGGGAAAACTGGGACTATGACATCTGGACAATTTCCGAAACGGATTCTGGCCATCAGTGGGAACGTGCCGCAAGATACCAGGTCGATCCGGGAGAAGAAGGAAAATTGATATTTGTTGAGTGA
- a CDS encoding tetratricopeptide repeat protein, with protein sequence MSYVPMKFPKYIVIIALLAIFIVAGSMLFDYYTTEQTISKVESLWERADNHRKNGNYEQAVNTYNSVFGLISPDNFQKEYGLNYYYLGKTYEEIAYQTHNSTDLQKSISSYTMAENYLTQDSCPREFALVRYGMGDAYLKLHGMNNRENDIQISIASYEQSLQYFSMARDSFYFASLNNKLGNAYRKMGVHHNNSEYFLTAISHYNESLRVFRKDVYPVEYAGVQNNLGNTYLELSKISDQEFHINKAITAYKEALTILSMDTQPLEYATVQNNLGNSYFELSKIENKKVNSENAVNAYHESLKIFTSDRFPVEHEGIMDNLVKAYKNT encoded by the coding sequence ATGTCATATGTTCCAATGAAATTTCCCAAATACATTGTTATAATTGCGTTACTTGCGATTTTCATAGTAGCTGGATCCATGCTTTTTGATTATTATACAACAGAGCAAACAATAAGTAAAGTAGAAAGCTTATGGGAAAGAGCTGATAATCACCGCAAAAACGGGAATTATGAACAGGCTGTAAATACCTATAACTCGGTTTTTGGATTAATCTCACCTGATAATTTTCAAAAAGAATACGGTCTTAATTATTATTATCTCGGTAAAACCTACGAAGAAATAGCTTATCAGACTCATAATTCTACAGATTTACAAAAAAGTATCTCTTCATACACAATGGCGGAAAACTATCTTACGCAGGATTCTTGTCCCCGGGAGTTTGCCCTTGTCCGGTATGGTATGGGTGATGCATATTTAAAGTTACATGGAATGAACAACAGGGAAAATGATATTCAAATTTCTATAGCTTCCTATGAGCAATCGCTCCAGTACTTCTCAATGGCACGTGATTCTTTTTATTTTGCTTCGCTTAACAACAAGCTTGGAAATGCCTACAGGAAAATGGGTGTTCATCACAATAATTCAGAATACTTCCTGACTGCCATAAGTCACTATAATGAGTCATTAAGGGTTTTCAGAAAAGATGTATATCCCGTTGAATATGCAGGTGTACAGAACAATCTCGGGAACACCTATCTGGAATTGTCAAAGATTTCTGATCAGGAATTTCATATCAATAAGGCAATTACTGCGTATAAAGAAGCTCTTACAATTCTGTCCATGGATACTCAACCATTGGAATATGCTACTGTTCAAAATAATCTGGGCAATTCATATTTCGAACTTTCTAAGATTGAAAACAAGAAAGTAAATTCAGAAAATGCAGTAAATGCCTATCACGAATCATTAAAGATATTCACCTCTGATCGATTCCCTGTTGAACATGAAGGAATCATGGACAATCTTGTAAAGGCTTACAAAAATACCTAG
- a CDS encoding 23S rRNA (uridine(2552)-2'-O)-methyltransferase has protein sequence MARDRRDTYYWRAKDEGFRSRAAYKLFQINEKHNVIKRGDTVVDLGAAPGGWLEVAKKLSGGRIVGVDLKKISPIEGVETIKGDITSDKTIAQIFDMVGKAGADVVICDAAPNLSGNWSLDHARSIDLTTSALECAKKILKPGGNFVVKVFQGDMFKDFLDEVRNNFTFTRSYSPQASRSQSAETYVVGKKFLTAPVRRGDEFDVEIDELGSSGDGAVLIEGFVVFVKNVEIGDRVRIKIKDVKPNFAFADVVSKVDS, from the coding sequence ATGGCAAGAGACAGACGGGATACTTATTACTGGAGAGCCAAGGACGAGGGTTTTCGATCCAGGGCTGCTTACAAGCTTTTCCAGATCAATGAAAAACATAATGTGATCAAACGCGGGGACACGGTAGTGGATCTTGGAGCCGCACCCGGTGGATGGCTCGAGGTTGCAAAAAAGCTCTCCGGCGGTAGGATAGTTGGTGTAGATCTTAAGAAGATCAGTCCCATCGAAGGTGTTGAAACCATAAAAGGCGATATCACCTCGGATAAGACCATAGCACAGATATTTGATATGGTTGGTAAGGCGGGTGCCGATGTTGTCATATGTGACGCTGCACCGAACCTTTCGGGAAACTGGAGCCTGGATCACGCAAGATCCATAGACCTCACCACCTCAGCCCTTGAATGTGCCAAGAAGATATTAAAACCCGGGGGCAACTTCGTTGTAAAGGTCTTCCAGGGCGATATGTTCAAGGATTTCCTTGATGAAGTGAGAAATAATTTCACATTCACACGTTCCTACTCTCCGCAGGCTTCACGCTCCCAGAGTGCCGAGACCTATGTGGTTGGTAAGAAATTCCTTACGGCCCCGGTTCGCAGAGGGGATGAGTTCGATGTTGAGATAGATGAGCTTGGCTCAAGCGGAGACGGAGCGGTTCTTATAGAAGGCTTCGTGGTCTTTGTCAAGAATGTTGAAATTGGCGACCGTGTGAGGATTAAAATTAAGGACGTAAAACCCAATTTCGCCTTTGCGGATGTTGTCAGTAAAGTGGATTCCTGA